One Bombus pyrosoma isolate SC7728 linkage group LG9, ASM1482585v1, whole genome shotgun sequence genomic window carries:
- the LOC122570975 gene encoding uncharacterized protein LOC122570975 isoform X4, which translates to MYVGQCWGQETLMRHLRVSAKTKGIVSSVRKKNMHARYIHIKTLANFSREINPRQWINISAFMWWFHKNKILSGLTMETSFNAFTG; encoded by the exons ATGTATGTAGGGCAATGTTGGGGCCAAGAAACCCTGATGCGCCATCTCCGTGTGTCTGCGAAGACAAAAGGCATCGTCTCCAGCGTGCGAAAAAAAAACATGCACGCGCGCTACATACACATAAAGACGCTTGCCAACTTCAGTCGTGAGATAAATCCTCGTCAGtggataaatat CTCGGCCTTCATGTGGTGGTTCCATAAAAACAAGATTCTAAGTGGCTTAACCATGGAAACTTCCTTTAACGCGTTCACTGG GTAA
- the LOC122570973 gene encoding NPC intracellular cholesterol transporter 2 homolog a-like, with protein MYRRIAVILVLCYLSFSPTCRALDIDDCGSKVGKFTSVTLDCDMNKSVCDLIPNTNATINIDFTVDKDVSKVNAVVHGIVMDVPIPFPLPNADACQTPDSGIKCPLKKGDATFHYKNTLLVLKSYPKVSVTVKWQLKDENNEDIICILIPARIK; from the exons ATGTATCGAAGGATTGCTGTAATTCTTGTCCTATGTTACCTGAGTTTCTCACCAACTTGTCGAGCCCTCGATATCGATGATTGTG GCTCGAAAGTGGGAAAATTTACGTCTGTGACTCTGGACTGTGATATGAATAAATCTGTATGTGATTTAATACCAAATACAAATGCGacaattaatatcgattttacaGTTG aTAAAGATGTTTCAAAAGTTAATGCAGTTGTGCATGGTATTGTGATGGATGTTCCTATACCTTTTCCATTGCCAAATGCAGATGCTTGTCAAACTCCTGATTCTGGCATTAAATGTCCCTTAAAGAAGGGCGATGCCACATTTCACTATAAAAATACGTTACTGGTGCTAAAATCCTATCCTAAG GTCAGTGTTACTGTAAAGTGGCAACTCAAAGATGAGAACAATGAAgatattatttgcatattaattCCGGCACGAATCAAATAG
- the LOC122570971 gene encoding serine/threonine/tyrosine-interacting protein-like translates to MLSLDNNESRQDKEATKDGFKEFSRIPSYAKTEKSNEWTYTMRRDMQEVIPGLFLGPYSAAIKSQLPSLLQSGITHIICVRQDIEANFIKPNFPDKFKYLVLNIADTATENIIQHFHKVRTFIDEALNSGGRVLVHGNAGISRSAALVLAYLMEKYGLSQTRAYAIVQQRRFCINPNEGFMAQLREYEPIYQAQQTSRHSLLTQRIKRTIHQMDTEKTEDKCDRMDS, encoded by the exons ATGCTGTCTCTAGACAATAATGAATCTCGCCAGGATAAG gAAGCTACTAAAGACggatttaaagaattttcaagGATACCTTCTTACGctaaaacagaaaaatcaaATGAATGGACGTATACAATGAGAAGGGATATGCAG GAAGTGATACCTGGGTTATTTCTTGGCCCATATAGTGCAGCTATCAAATCACAACTACCATCTTTATTACAATCTGGCATAACACATATAATATGTGTTAGGCAAGACATAGaagcaaattttataaagCCCAATTTTCCAGATAAATTTAA GTATCTTGTTTTGAATATTGCTGATACAGcaacagaaaatattattcaacatTTTCACAAGGTAAGAACATTTATTGATGAAGCTTTAAACTCTGGAGGTCGAGTCTTAGTACATGGTAATGCTGGAATATCAAGATCTGCAGCATTAGTTTTAGCATATcttatggaaaaatatggaCTCTCCCAAAC ACGTGCATATGCAATTGTACAACAAAGAAGGTTTTGTATAAATCCTAATGAAGGTTTCATGGCACAACTGAGAGAATATGAACCAATATATCAAGCACAGCAAACATCAAGACATAGTTTATTGACACAAAGAATCAAAAGAACTATCCACCAAATGGATACTGAAAAAACAGAGGATAAATGTGATAGAATGGACAGTTGA